From Chryseobacterium shandongense, the proteins below share one genomic window:
- a CDS encoding (2Fe-2S)-binding protein, with translation MANTGKQSITLKVNGKEYHLDVLPWVSLLDALRENLHFTGTKKGCDHGQCGACTVLIDGKRVLSCLSLCVMKNDAEITTIEGIADGENLHPIQKAFIDHDAFQCGYCTPGQICSAIGLLNENKANTLEEVQDLMSGNLCRCGANRGIINAIMAVKQGIYE, from the coding sequence ATGGCGAATACTGGAAAACAATCTATTACATTGAAAGTAAATGGAAAAGAATACCATCTGGATGTACTTCCCTGGGTTTCACTTCTTGATGCTCTTCGAGAAAATCTACATTTTACCGGAACAAAAAAAGGCTGTGATCATGGGCAGTGTGGCGCATGTACGGTTCTGATTGACGGCAAAAGAGTTTTGAGCTGCCTCAGTCTCTGCGTTATGAAAAATGATGCTGAAATTACAACCATAGAAGGGATTGCCGATGGTGAAAATCTGCATCCTATTCAGAAAGCTTTTATCGATCATGACGCTTTTCAATGTGGATACTGTACTCCCGGACAGATTTGCAGTGCGATAGGCTTACTGAATGAAAACAAAGCGAATACCCTTGAAGAAGTTCAGGATCTGATGAGCGGAAATCTTTGCCGATGTGGTGCCAACAGAGGAATCATTAACGCTATAATGGCAGTAAAACAAGGTATTTATGAATAA
- a CDS encoding xanthine dehydrogenase family protein molybdopterin-binding subunit, whose amino-acid sequence MKNTPSVGQSISRLEGHLKVTGKAKYAAEYDAPDLLYGYIVNSTITKGKIKTIDTSEIKNMEGIIEVFTHENKPSTAWFDFKYADMDAPPGTVFKPLKDNEIKYNGQPIALVVADTFEMARYAATKIKIVYDEENFETDLKTNLDKARDPKKGLASLLKPPPPKPTGDFEKEYEKSFVKIDNHFSHGTEHHNPMEMYASTVIYEGKDKLTIYDKTQGTINSQMYVANVFGLKMKNVQVISPFVGGGFGSGLRPQQQLFMAVMASLALKRNVRVTLDRAQMYIIGHRPPTLQHTKFGADKDGKVNAIYHKATGETSRFEDYVEIVVNWANMLYPAENTLLEHEIVPLDVYSPLDMRAPGGSTGMHAIEVTMDEIAYKLNIDPLELRLINYSEIDKSSDKEYSSKELRKCYLEGAEKFGWNKRNPEPRSMKRGNKLVGYGMATGIWDANRIFGRAEAIMTPDGKVEIKSAVTDIGTGTKTIMTQIAADELGLPIEDITFSYADSKMPFAPIQGGSFTTATVGPAVQNACQALNKKLFKIAKDLEGSELKNVKFKDVIFDYGFISIKDKPEIRLDVKEIIKANGGEAIRTTNAAMPNPLTYGKKARAVHSAVFVEVEVDEELGVIEVIRAVSAVAAGKIINPKTAESQVLGGMIWGISKALHEETILDHQFGKYMNANLGEYHIPVHADIHDLEVLFVEENDQFVNDLGVKGVGEIGGVGMPPAITNAIFHATGKRIYDLPIHFDKLI is encoded by the coding sequence ATGAAAAATACACCGTCTGTCGGACAATCAATAAGTCGTCTGGAAGGTCATCTGAAGGTGACAGGAAAGGCAAAGTATGCAGCGGAATATGATGCTCCTGATTTATTGTACGGATATATCGTCAATAGTACCATTACTAAAGGTAAAATCAAGACCATTGATACATCGGAAATAAAAAATATGGAGGGCATTATTGAGGTGTTTACCCATGAAAATAAGCCGTCAACTGCCTGGTTTGATTTTAAGTATGCAGATATGGATGCCCCTCCGGGAACTGTTTTTAAACCGCTTAAAGATAACGAGATTAAATACAACGGTCAGCCCATCGCTTTGGTTGTTGCGGACACCTTTGAAATGGCTCGTTATGCGGCTACAAAAATAAAAATAGTCTATGATGAAGAGAATTTTGAGACTGATCTAAAAACAAATCTTGATAAAGCCAGAGATCCTAAAAAAGGTTTAGCGTCGTTGCTTAAACCACCTCCACCAAAACCTACCGGTGATTTTGAAAAAGAATATGAAAAATCTTTTGTAAAAATTGACAATCATTTCAGTCATGGAACAGAACATCATAATCCTATGGAAATGTATGCTTCCACCGTGATCTACGAAGGAAAAGATAAACTTACTATTTACGATAAAACACAGGGTACGATTAATTCCCAGATGTATGTCGCAAATGTTTTCGGTCTTAAAATGAAAAATGTTCAGGTTATTTCACCTTTTGTTGGTGGTGGTTTTGGTTCAGGACTTCGTCCACAGCAGCAGCTTTTTATGGCCGTAATGGCGTCATTAGCTTTAAAACGAAATGTAAGAGTAACTTTGGATCGGGCACAGATGTATATAATCGGTCATCGACCTCCAACCTTACAACATACAAAATTCGGTGCTGATAAAGATGGTAAAGTGAATGCCATTTATCATAAGGCAACCGGAGAAACTTCTCGGTTTGAAGATTATGTAGAAATTGTGGTGAATTGGGCTAATATGCTGTACCCTGCAGAAAATACATTATTGGAACATGAAATCGTTCCACTTGATGTTTACAGTCCGCTTGATATGAGAGCACCCGGCGGAAGTACCGGAATGCATGCTATAGAAGTAACGATGGATGAAATTGCCTATAAATTAAACATAGATCCGCTAGAATTAAGGCTTATCAATTATTCCGAAATTGATAAAAGCAGCGACAAGGAATATTCGAGTAAAGAACTCAGAAAATGCTATCTGGAAGGTGCAGAAAAATTTGGATGGAATAAGAGAAATCCTGAACCCCGAAGCATGAAGCGCGGAAATAAGCTGGTAGGCTACGGGATGGCTACCGGAATTTGGGATGCCAACCGCATTTTCGGACGCGCAGAAGCGATTATGACACCGGACGGAAAAGTTGAGATAAAAAGTGCCGTAACCGATATCGGAACAGGAACTAAGACCATTATGACACAAATTGCAGCAGATGAACTGGGACTTCCGATTGAAGATATTACATTTTCTTATGCCGACAGCAAGATGCCGTTTGCTCCTATTCAGGGAGGATCGTTTACTACGGCAACAGTGGGACCTGCGGTACAAAATGCCTGTCAGGCGTTAAACAAAAAACTTTTCAAAATAGCTAAAGATCTTGAAGGATCAGAATTAAAAAATGTAAAATTTAAAGACGTTATTTTTGATTATGGTTTTATCAGCATAAAAGATAAACCTGAAATACGATTGGATGTCAAAGAAATTATCAAAGCAAATGGCGGAGAAGCAATCCGGACAACCAATGCTGCAATGCCAAATCCTTTAACCTATGGAAAAAAAGCAAGAGCTGTTCATAGTGCGGTTTTCGTTGAGGTGGAAGTAGATGAGGAATTGGGAGTCATTGAGGTTATAAGAGCCGTTAGCGCTGTTGCAGCCGGTAAAATTATTAACCCTAAAACAGCAGAAAGTCAGGTGTTGGGTGGAATGATCTGGGGCATCAGTAAAGCTTTACATGAAGAAACAATACTTGATCACCAATTTGGAAAATATATGAATGCCAATCTAGGCGAATATCATATCCCTGTTCATGCAGATATTCACGATTTGGAAGTTTTATTTGTAGAAGAAAATGATCAATTTGTAAATGACCTGGGAGTAAAAGGAGTGGGGGAAATTGGAGGAGTAGGAATGCCACCGGCGATTACAAATGCTATCTTTCACGCAACAGGAAAAAGGATTTATGATCTTCCCATACATTTTGACAAATTAATATGA
- a CDS encoding xanthine dehydrogenase family protein molybdopterin-binding subunit, whose amino-acid sequence MGLLELLNIKSKRPEGRVEGVEKVTGSGKYAAEYEVKNICYAVLVNSTVPSGKIQSILVDKAKEVEGVIDIITHLHKPSVPGMATEEKIKEAKFGLPVFHTDKIFFKGQPIAMVIAETLEDATFAASLVEAEYQKDSFAVDFDAAKESVALKVEGKERGNFDSWQNLPFTVDQQYNIKADVHNPMETHATIAHWTGNDTLRLYDKNQGVNNVQKTFAKLFDLPEKNIEVFSEFVGGGFGSGLRVWPHVLASVMGAKQVGRPVKLMLTRPQMFAATGYRPASWQRIKLGSDQSGNLSGILHQAKNETSVYENFNDGITRVTRLIYKFPNLKTEAANVPLNLSTPTWMRGPGDCTGVFALESAIDELSYKLKMDPVALRLRNISLEKHPDSNLPWSTHFLDECINKGAKMIGWNARKPTPATVTEGDWYIGYGMAVGMWNAGRREAKAAIVMYKDGNITVQTAMTDIGTGTGTGMQNIAHEITGISKNKINIELGNSALPPAPSQGGSTGLSSVSGAVYDASNQLKQKLAEYASSVNGSFKGAALENILLSDKSISLKNNSTVSVSYEELFEKNNLTEIRLEVASKPGSEREKFAFCSSAAHFCKVRVNKRTGKVKIEKLAVVADGGKIINSQAAANQMSGAAVGGIGMTLMEENQIDAKLGTLIGNDLAGYHFAVNADAPIIEVDFIQKPDPNINPSGAKGLGEVGIIGTAPAIANAIYNAIGIRMRDLPITPDKILMALSHR is encoded by the coding sequence ATGGGATTACTCGAATTACTGAACATCAAATCCAAAAGACCCGAAGGGCGTGTTGAAGGAGTGGAAAAAGTTACCGGAAGCGGTAAATACGCTGCTGAATACGAGGTTAAAAATATTTGCTATGCAGTATTAGTCAACAGTACGGTTCCTTCCGGAAAAATACAGTCGATTCTGGTTGATAAAGCTAAAGAAGTGGAAGGCGTTATTGATATCATTACCCATCTTCACAAACCTTCGGTTCCGGGTATGGCAACTGAAGAAAAAATTAAAGAAGCAAAATTCGGCTTGCCGGTTTTTCACACTGATAAAATATTCTTTAAAGGTCAGCCTATTGCGATGGTGATTGCAGAAACACTGGAAGACGCTACTTTCGCTGCTTCATTGGTTGAAGCTGAATATCAGAAAGATAGTTTTGCGGTTGATTTTGATGCTGCAAAAGAATCAGTAGCCTTAAAAGTTGAGGGAAAAGAAAGAGGGAACTTTGACAGCTGGCAGAATTTACCATTCACAGTAGATCAGCAATACAATATTAAGGCAGATGTACATAATCCAATGGAAACGCATGCTACAATTGCTCATTGGACAGGCAATGATACGTTGAGGCTTTATGATAAAAACCAGGGCGTAAACAATGTTCAGAAAACATTTGCTAAATTATTTGATCTTCCTGAAAAAAATATAGAGGTTTTCAGTGAATTTGTAGGCGGCGGTTTCGGATCAGGATTAAGAGTCTGGCCTCATGTTTTAGCTTCAGTAATGGGAGCAAAACAAGTTGGACGTCCGGTAAAACTGATGCTTACAAGACCGCAGATGTTTGCGGCAACAGGATACAGACCGGCTTCATGGCAAAGAATAAAATTAGGATCAGATCAGTCGGGAAATCTTTCGGGAATCTTGCATCAGGCAAAGAACGAAACTTCAGTCTATGAAAATTTTAACGACGGTATTACCCGCGTGACAAGATTAATTTACAAGTTTCCCAATTTAAAAACGGAAGCAGCTAATGTTCCTTTAAATTTAAGCACACCAACGTGGATGCGCGGTCCGGGAGACTGTACCGGAGTATTCGCTTTAGAATCAGCAATAGACGAGCTGTCCTACAAACTTAAAATGGATCCTGTAGCGTTGAGGTTAAGGAATATTTCACTGGAGAAACATCCCGATTCAAATCTGCCTTGGTCTACTCATTTTCTCGATGAATGTATAAACAAAGGTGCTAAAATGATCGGATGGAATGCCAGAAAACCTACTCCTGCTACTGTTACTGAAGGTGACTGGTATATTGGCTACGGAATGGCTGTTGGCATGTGGAATGCCGGAAGGAGAGAAGCAAAAGCAGCCATCGTAATGTATAAAGACGGAAACATCACGGTGCAAACGGCGATGACGGATATCGGGACGGGAACAGGAACCGGAATGCAGAATATCGCCCACGAAATTACCGGAATTTCAAAAAATAAAATTAATATAGAACTGGGAAATTCTGCGCTTCCTCCTGCGCCAAGTCAGGGTGGAAGTACAGGGTTGTCTTCCGTAAGTGGTGCGGTGTATGATGCGAGTAATCAGTTGAAGCAAAAATTGGCAGAATATGCATCATCAGTTAATGGAAGCTTTAAAGGAGCTGCTTTGGAAAATATTCTTCTTTCAGATAAAAGCATCAGTTTAAAAAATAATTCAACTGTTTCTGTTTCTTACGAAGAACTGTTTGAAAAGAATAATCTGACTGAAATTCGTCTTGAAGTAGCTTCAAAGCCGGGAAGCGAACGTGAGAAATTTGCCTTCTGTTCATCAGCGGCACATTTTTGCAAGGTCCGCGTCAATAAGCGAACCGGAAAAGTGAAAATTGAGAAACTGGCTGTCGTGGCAGATGGCGGAAAGATCATCAACAGTCAGGCAGCAGCCAATCAGATGTCAGGAGCGGCAGTTGGCGGTATCGGAATGACGTTAATGGAAGAAAATCAGATCGACGCAAAATTAGGAACGTTAATCGGTAATGATCTTGCAGGATATCATTTTGCTGTCAATGCAGATGCTCCGATTATTGAAGTCGACTTTATTCAGAAACCTGATCCGAATATTAACCCTTCCGGTGCGAAAGGTCTCGGAGAGGTTGGAATTATTGGCACGGCACCAGCAATAGCCAATGCTATTTATAATGCTATTGGTATACGAATGAGAGATTTGCCGATTACTCCCGATAAAATTTTAATGGCATTGTCACACAGATAG
- a CDS encoding FAD binding domain-containing protein, with translation MNNFSYTKAYSVDEAVSLAQINEGNKIIAGGTNIIDLMKYFVTEADTLIDINTIDGIGDITELDNGGILIGALMTNADTAYHPIIEEKYPLLSKAILAGASAQIRNMATNGGNLLQRTRCYYFYDINTPCNKRVPGSGCSAMKGYNRIHAILGHSENCIAVFPSDMCVALAALDAVVHISGQEGYRKLAFSDFHRLPGDTPEIDNNLKKGEVITGIELPGIKFSKNYSYLKLRDRSSYAFALVSVATGVELEHGMIKEARIALGGVSHKPWRVKEAEDFLAGKEANPENFAAAADIILKGAEGFEHNSFKINLAKKAIVRNCMMALDPASQRPGAKPSL, from the coding sequence ATGAATAATTTTTCCTACACAAAAGCATACAGTGTTGATGAAGCAGTTTCATTAGCACAAATAAATGAAGGCAATAAAATCATCGCAGGAGGTACCAACATCATCGATCTGATGAAATATTTTGTTACCGAGGCAGATACATTAATTGATATTAATACCATTGACGGAATAGGTGATATTACTGAGCTTGATAACGGAGGGATTCTTATTGGTGCTTTAATGACGAATGCAGATACAGCCTATCATCCAATTATTGAAGAAAAATATCCATTGCTTTCAAAAGCAATCCTGGCGGGAGCTTCGGCACAGATCAGGAACATGGCGACCAATGGTGGAAATTTATTACAACGAACCCGATGCTATTATTTTTACGATATAAACACGCCCTGCAATAAAAGAGTTCCGGGTTCCGGATGTTCTGCGATGAAAGGATACAATCGTATTCACGCAATTTTAGGGCACAGCGAAAACTGTATTGCTGTTTTTCCTTCGGATATGTGTGTTGCTCTTGCAGCTTTGGATGCAGTCGTTCATATATCGGGACAAGAAGGATATCGAAAATTAGCATTTTCAGATTTCCACAGGCTTCCGGGTGATACTCCGGAGATTGATAATAACCTGAAAAAAGGTGAAGTCATTACAGGAATTGAACTCCCGGGAATAAAATTTTCAAAAAACTATTCTTACCTGAAATTAAGAGACCGAAGTTCTTATGCATTTGCACTCGTTTCGGTTGCAACAGGTGTGGAACTTGAACATGGAATGATTAAAGAAGCAAGAATCGCGCTGGGTGGAGTTTCGCATAAACCATGGCGTGTAAAGGAAGCTGAAGATTTTTTAGCAGGTAAGGAAGCAAATCCTGAAAACTTTGCTGCTGCTGCTGACATTATTTTAAAAGGAGCGGAAGGTTTTGAGCATAACAGTTTTAAAATTAATCTTGCTAAAAAAGCAATCGTCAGAAACTGTATGATGGCACTTGATCCCGCGTCTCAAAGACCTGGGGCAAAACCTTCTTTATAA